One Algibacter sp. L3A6 genomic region harbors:
- a CDS encoding peptidase domain-containing ABC transporter, with translation MKKFPFYKQLDFKDCGATCLKIIAKHYNKIIPLQELRTLSETTRSGSSLAGLSDAAESIGFRTLGVKITSEQLEEAPLPCILHWNKNHYVVLYEIKNGIYHISDPAHGLLKYNLSDLLEYWIGNNASSETEEGIVLLLETTPNLKEYATTTNEADKDFSFSFISKYVLKYKQFLWQLVIGLIAASLLQLVFPFLTQSVVDVGIKNQDVHFIYLILFAQLALFIGRTAIEVIRSWILLHLSARINISLVSDFFVKLMNLPIAFFDTRMTGDILQRINDHKRIESILTTSSLNVLFSMVNLVIFSIVLAYYSLQVFSVFFIGSFLYFLWIIIFLKKRRDLDYKRFSQVSQEQSKVIELINGMQEIKLHNAEKQKRWGWEFLQAKLFKVSIEGLALEQYQTVGSGFINEVKNILITVLSAKLVIDGDITLGVMLAITYIVGQLNSPIAQLIGFIREVQDAKISLERLAEIHNKEDEEQQGANKITDLSQDADLSLEKVYFSYTGADQMVLKNLDLTIPSNKITAIVGTSGSGKTTLMKLLLKFYEPNAGTIKLGNYNLQHVSQKAWRNQCGVVMQEGYIFSDTIANNIAVGEDYIDKDKLAHAVDVANIKDFIEVLPLSYNTKIGMEGVGLSTGQKQRLLIARAVYKNPDFLFFDEATSALDANNEKVIMEKLNTFFENKTVVVIAHRLSTVKNADQIVVLDQGKIVEIGNHEALVKQKGNYYNLVKNQLELGK, from the coding sequence ATTAAAAAGTTTCCTTTTTATAAACAGCTCGATTTTAAAGATTGTGGTGCCACTTGTTTAAAAATAATAGCAAAGCATTATAATAAAATAATCCCTTTACAAGAGTTACGTACCTTAAGTGAAACTACTAGATCAGGAAGTAGTTTGGCAGGATTAAGTGATGCGGCAGAAAGTATAGGGTTTAGGACACTTGGTGTAAAAATTACTTCGGAGCAATTAGAAGAAGCACCGCTACCTTGTATTTTACATTGGAATAAAAACCATTATGTTGTTTTATATGAAATAAAAAATGGCATATATCACATATCAGATCCGGCTCATGGATTGCTTAAATATAACCTATCCGACCTTTTAGAATATTGGATTGGTAATAACGCGAGCTCAGAAACCGAAGAAGGTATTGTTTTATTATTAGAAACAACACCTAATTTAAAGGAGTATGCTACAACAACTAATGAGGCTGATAAGGATTTTAGTTTTTCGTTTATATCAAAATATGTATTAAAATATAAGCAGTTTTTATGGCAATTAGTTATCGGGCTAATTGCGGCTAGTTTACTTCAGCTTGTTTTTCCGTTTTTAACGCAAAGTGTTGTCGATGTTGGAATAAAAAATCAAGATGTACACTTTATATATCTTATTTTATTTGCCCAATTAGCTTTGTTTATTGGGCGCACAGCTATTGAGGTTATTAGAAGCTGGATTCTATTACACTTAAGTGCAAGAATAAATATATCGCTGGTTTCAGATTTTTTTGTAAAACTCATGAATTTGCCAATAGCTTTTTTCGATACGAGAATGACGGGAGATATTCTACAACGTATAAACGATCATAAACGTATAGAAAGTATTTTAACCACATCGTCGTTAAACGTGCTCTTTTCTATGGTGAATCTTGTTATTTTTAGTATTGTTTTGGCATACTATAGTTTACAGGTTTTTAGTGTGTTTTTTATAGGAAGTTTTCTTTATTTTTTATGGATTATTATTTTCTTAAAAAAACGTAGAGATTTAGATTACAAGCGTTTTTCTCAAGTAAGTCAAGAACAAAGTAAAGTTATTGAGCTTATAAATGGGATGCAGGAAATAAAATTACATAATGCTGAAAAACAAAAGCGATGGGGTTGGGAGTTTTTACAAGCTAAACTATTTAAAGTATCCATAGAGGGGTTAGCACTCGAGCAATACCAAACGGTGGGTTCTGGTTTTATAAATGAAGTAAAAAATATTTTAATTACCGTACTCTCTGCTAAATTAGTAATTGATGGTGATATTACCTTAGGGGTGATGTTGGCTATTACATATATAGTAGGGCAGTTAAACTCGCCAATAGCGCAACTTATAGGTTTTATTAGAGAAGTGCAAGATGCTAAAATATCGTTAGAGCGCTTGGCAGAAATTCATAATAAAGAAGATGAAGAGCAGCAAGGTGCTAATAAAATAACAGACCTTTCTCAAGATGCAGATTTAAGCCTCGAAAAGGTTTATTTTAGTTATACAGGGGCAGATCAAATGGTTTTAAAAAATCTTGATTTAACTATTCCTTCAAATAAAATTACAGCTATTGTCGGCACTAGTGGTAGTGGTAAAACCACCTTAATGAAATTGCTCTTAAAATTTTACGAACCTAATGCTGGAACTATAAAACTTGGTAATTACAATTTACAACATGTATCTCAAAAAGCATGGAGAAACCAATGTGGTGTAGTGATGCAAGAAGGCTATATTTTTAGCGATACTATTGCTAACAATATTGCGGTGGGCGAAGATTATATCGATAAAGATAAGTTGGCACATGCGGTAGATGTTGCCAATATTAAAGACTTTATAGAAGTCTTGCCATTATCGTACAATACTAAAATAGGCATGGAAGGTGTGGGCTTAAGTACTGGACAAAAGCAACGTCTGCTTATTGCAAGAGCGGTTTATAAAAACCCAGATTTCTTGTTTTTTGACGAAGCAACTTCTGCTTTAGATGCAAACAATGAAAAAGTGATTATGGAAAAGTTGAATACTTTTTTTGAAAATAAAACGGTAGTTGTTATTGCTCACAGATTGAGTACTGTAAAAAATGCAGACCAAATTGTTGTCTTAGATCAAGGCAAAATTGTGGAAATTGGGAATCATGAAGCTTTAGTAAAGCAAAAAGGGAATTATTATAATTTGGTTAAAAACCAATTAGAATTAGGGAAATAG
- the gwsS gene encoding grasp-with-spasm system SPASM domain peptide maturase, with product MKYFLIFSNCTLTIGATRTVISDLQENKLFFIPNELYDILIELKNTPLIQVKNKLDLETQETLMEYINYFIDEGIGFYTSSPDSFPDFPLEYDTSEVINNAIIDLDEKSDYDIKKVINNLTDVQCKYLEVRAYTTLSLEQMEGIIEYCSKGYFKNVDFIAQYSNEENYVEQVKTLVLNSPLIGRVLLHSAPNDYEDDFIKQTKAVILNNTCCGVVNQGYFVSTIAVFTEAQNHNTCLNKKISIDVNGDIKNCPSMSKSFGNIENTSFEKALKVKDFKKYWNVSKDEIEVCKDCEFRYICTDCRAYKEDPDNDFSKPLKCGYSPYTNEWEDWSTNPLKAKAIKSYGMSHLINTND from the coding sequence ATGAAATATTTTTTAATTTTTTCGAACTGTACGCTAACTATAGGTGCAACTAGAACCGTGATAAGTGATTTACAAGAAAATAAACTTTTTTTTATACCCAATGAATTATATGATATTCTAATTGAGCTAAAAAACACACCTCTTATTCAGGTTAAGAATAAATTAGATCTAGAGACCCAAGAAACGCTTATGGAATACATAAACTATTTTATAGACGAGGGTATAGGTTTTTATACAAGTTCTCCTGATAGTTTTCCAGATTTCCCTTTAGAATATGATACATCAGAAGTTATTAATAATGCGATAATCGATTTAGATGAAAAATCGGATTATGATATTAAAAAAGTAATTAATAATCTTACAGATGTTCAATGTAAATATTTAGAAGTTAGAGCTTACACTACTTTAAGCTTAGAGCAAATGGAGGGCATTATAGAGTATTGTTCTAAAGGCTACTTTAAAAATGTTGATTTCATAGCTCAGTATTCTAATGAAGAAAATTATGTAGAGCAGGTTAAAACTTTAGTATTAAATTCTCCTTTAATAGGTCGCGTTCTATTGCATAGCGCTCCAAACGATTATGAAGACGATTTCATAAAACAAACTAAAGCTGTAATTCTAAATAATACCTGTTGTGGTGTTGTTAATCAAGGCTATTTTGTGTCTACAATAGCTGTTTTTACAGAAGCTCAAAATCACAATACTTGTCTAAATAAGAAAATTTCGATCGATGTTAATGGGGATATTAAAAACTGCCCAAGTATGTCTAAAAGTTTTGGAAATATAGAAAATACATCTTTTGAAAAAGCTTTAAAGGTTAAAGATTTTAAAAAATACTGGAATGTTTCTAAAGACGAAATAGAGGTTTGTAAAGACTGCGAATTCAGATATATCTGTACAGATTGTAGAGCTTATAAAGAAGACCCGGATAACGATTTCTCAAAGCCTTTAAAATGCGGTTATAGTCCGTATACAAACGAGTGGGAAGATTGGAGTACAAACCCATTAAAAGCAAAAGCTATAAAAAGTTATGGCATGTCTCATCTAATCAATACAAATGATTAA
- a CDS encoding CHAT domain-containing protein — protein sequence MNKHLFFFWILVSFLFTPSLHAQKKADTLAASINYKTADSLLKKRDFNTSVFLFNEALNVYEKTGAFKKTADCYYKLGNCYEESLDYNKAKKFYEKSLKLKKEKLSTNHESISISLSGLGRLNFIQSNYKTALSFFEEALTVSLKAHKETDEVIGNRYNNIGLCYYNLGDLHTSLKYLEKSLNIDIKSLEKNHINIGFSYINIGLIYFDLMQDDKAMMYYQKSLPYFVKNDYYKGILGVYNNTGNILKSQGELNKALNYYQKSLAITLEHFKEEVSLLSLIYMNIGNTYGMLGAYDDALIYLNKSLEYYKTTLDKNQDKIAKLYDNIGSLYSSKGEYNTALKYSKKGLTIQEKLGNHLETAYSLKLLGELKYKYEFYNEALNYNQKGLKLTQKIYGATHLLASNFHYNMGITHYKKENYKIALKYLDSALVSNSKNADANNSATFNPNNYFDHQLLLKTTHKKAQTLELQSIQTKDNELLEQSATLYYQADYIIDYIRESINNHQDKLVLAEQAKAIYADAIAAHVLQYKNTTEKKHLINAWHFTEKSRSNTLKDLLNDINAKNFSNLPSELLDFEKSIKSDIAYYQSQIVAEQSENILDTDKIKSFENELFTINQKKDSLIKVLKKDYPKYYQLKHKTESFSVKDIQDKINNKTTVLEFFSTESKIYAFTISKNDISIKELTISELDKKIERFNASITSENLNAYKKIASILYQELIKPLDEKLIGDELIIIPDDILWYLNFDLLLTNNNNKNSRELPYLLKKYAISYSNSADLLFNPIVKNTSESKTLKECLAFSYSNVPSTKKPNKNSVSPANDIKEDLPGARKEIDMISKIIDGQYYYGVNAVESTFKQNVEKYNILHLALHGEVDNENPENSKLFFTKSKDTIEDDILYNHELFALNIPANLVVLSACNTGIGEIANGEGIMSLGNAFQYAGAKSLLLSKWEVHDKSTPELMKCFYSNLKKGMNKPKALQQAKLKYLANTEAFYTNPFYWGSFYIIGNTDAISFKNNSNNTYYWIIGALFLLSIVYLFKKYKFKN from the coding sequence ATGAATAAACATCTATTTTTCTTTTGGATCTTAGTTAGTTTTCTTTTTACACCTAGTTTGCATGCTCAAAAAAAAGCTGACACTTTAGCTGCTTCTATAAATTACAAAACAGCAGATTCACTCTTAAAAAAAAGAGATTTTAATACATCTGTTTTTTTATTTAATGAAGCTCTTAACGTATATGAAAAAACAGGTGCTTTCAAAAAAACAGCAGATTGCTATTATAAATTAGGCAATTGCTACGAGGAATCTTTAGATTATAATAAGGCAAAAAAATTTTACGAGAAAAGTTTAAAGCTTAAAAAGGAAAAACTATCAACAAACCATGAGAGTATCTCGATATCGCTTTCGGGTTTAGGACGTTTAAATTTTATTCAGTCTAACTACAAAACGGCTTTAAGTTTTTTTGAAGAAGCCTTAACGGTTTCTTTGAAGGCACATAAAGAGACCGATGAAGTTATAGGAAATAGGTACAATAATATAGGCCTCTGTTATTATAATTTAGGAGACTTACACACTTCATTAAAATACCTAGAGAAAAGCTTAAATATTGATATAAAATCATTAGAAAAAAACCATATAAATATTGGCTTTAGCTATATAAACATCGGACTTATTTATTTTGATCTTATGCAAGATGATAAGGCTATGATGTATTACCAAAAATCTTTACCCTATTTTGTTAAAAATGATTATTATAAAGGGATTTTAGGTGTTTACAACAATACCGGAAATATACTAAAATCTCAAGGAGAATTAAATAAGGCTCTAAATTACTACCAAAAAAGCTTAGCAATAACTCTTGAGCATTTTAAAGAAGAGGTTTCTTTACTGTCATTAATTTACATGAATATTGGCAATACTTACGGCATGTTGGGAGCCTATGATGACGCTCTAATATATTTAAACAAATCTTTGGAGTATTACAAAACCACTTTAGATAAAAACCAAGATAAAATAGCAAAACTGTATGACAATATTGGTTCTCTATATTCTTCTAAAGGAGAATATAATACAGCTCTAAAATATTCTAAAAAAGGATTAACTATTCAAGAAAAACTAGGTAATCATCTTGAAACAGCATATTCACTAAAGCTATTAGGAGAACTCAAATATAAATATGAGTTTTATAATGAAGCTTTAAATTATAATCAAAAAGGACTAAAATTAACTCAAAAAATATATGGAGCTACGCATTTACTAGCTTCAAATTTCCACTACAATATGGGTATTACCCATTATAAAAAAGAAAACTACAAAATTGCCTTAAAATATTTAGATAGCGCTCTTGTTTCCAACTCTAAAAATGCAGATGCGAATAATAGCGCGACCTTTAATCCTAATAATTATTTTGATCACCAATTATTATTAAAAACGACACATAAAAAGGCACAGACATTAGAACTTCAATCTATCCAAACTAAGGATAACGAGCTGCTAGAACAAAGTGCAACACTATATTATCAAGCGGATTATATTATAGATTATATCCGTGAATCAATAAATAATCATCAAGATAAATTAGTGTTAGCAGAACAAGCAAAAGCAATTTATGCAGATGCTATTGCTGCACATGTATTACAGTATAAAAATACAACAGAAAAAAAACATCTAATAAACGCATGGCACTTTACCGAAAAAAGCAGATCTAATACTTTAAAAGATTTACTCAATGATATTAATGCTAAAAACTTCTCAAACCTACCAAGTGAACTCTTGGATTTTGAAAAAAGTATCAAATCAGATATAGCCTACTATCAATCACAAATTGTTGCAGAACAATCTGAAAACATTTTAGATACAGATAAAATTAAGAGCTTTGAAAACGAATTATTTACTATTAATCAAAAGAAAGATTCTTTAATAAAAGTACTTAAAAAGGACTATCCCAAATATTATCAATTAAAGCATAAAACAGAGTCCTTTTCTGTTAAGGATATTCAAGATAAAATAAATAATAAAACGACGGTATTAGAGTTTTTCTCTACTGAAAGTAAAATCTACGCCTTTACAATTTCAAAAAATGATATTTCAATAAAAGAATTAACAATTTCTGAATTAGATAAAAAAATTGAACGCTTTAATGCATCAATAACTTCCGAAAATCTAAATGCTTATAAAAAAATAGCATCAATTTTATATCAAGAACTTATTAAACCCCTAGATGAAAAACTGATAGGTGATGAATTAATAATTATCCCAGATGATATATTATGGTATTTAAATTTTGATTTATTACTCACGAATAACAACAATAAAAATAGCAGAGAACTGCCATATTTACTGAAAAAGTATGCCATCTCTTATTCCAATTCAGCAGATTTATTATTCAATCCTATTGTAAAAAACACTTCAGAATCTAAAACCTTAAAAGAGTGTCTCGCCTTTTCATATTCAAACGTACCAAGTACTAAAAAACCGAATAAAAATAGCGTTTCTCCTGCTAATGATATTAAAGAAGATTTACCTGGTGCGAGAAAAGAAATTGACATGATATCTAAAATTATAGATGGTCAATATTATTATGGAGTTAACGCCGTAGAATCTACCTTTAAACAAAATGTAGAAAAATATAACATTCTACATTTAGCCTTACATGGAGAGGTTGATAATGAAAATCCAGAAAACTCAAAATTGTTCTTCACAAAAAGCAAAGACACCATAGAGGATGACATTTTATACAATCATGAACTTTTTGCTTTAAATATTCCCGCAAATCTTGTTGTATTAAGTGCTTGTAATACTGGTATAGGTGAAATTGCTAACGGGGAAGGTATAATGAGTTTAGGAAACGCTTTTCAATACGCAGGAGCCAAAAGCTTACTATTAAGCAAATGGGAAGTACATGACAAAAGCACTCCCGAATTAATGAAATGTTTTTATTCAAACCTAAAAAAAGGCATGAATAAACCCAAAGCACTCCAACAAGCTAAATTAAAATACCTGGCTAATACAGAAGCATTTTACACCAACCCATTTTATTGGGGAAGTTTTTATATTATAGGGAATACAGATGCTATAAGTTTTAAAAACAATTCAAATAACACCTATTATTGGATTATTGGAGCTCTTTTTCTCTTATCTATAGTATACTTATTTAAAAAATATAAGTTTAAAAATTAA
- a CDS encoding tetratricopeptide repeat protein encodes MIPEKDLDLITRFFDLDLSYEELKEFEKRILLDIKFRERCEAYKAANDIVNTTYPDKDKQTRTEKWKPLLNDKETTIATKKTPWKWIAAIAAGFVITFFIWQLNSTFQEPDLNKLIASSWNKKIGLNFNTIRSTKKDSLKSLVSSAYSSYSDMNYQSTINLLSDYKADTIYYEDVLLLRALSFYKKEDSDTALKTLDTLSKYPTGKKSKVANWYKGLIYLEQGDIETAEKFVELPRNKTEELKLRE; translated from the coding sequence ATGATTCCAGAAAAAGATTTAGACTTAATTACACGTTTTTTCGACTTAGACCTTTCTTATGAAGAATTAAAGGAATTTGAAAAAAGAATATTGCTCGACATAAAATTTCGCGAAAGATGCGAAGCTTATAAGGCAGCCAACGATATAGTAAACACGACTTATCCAGATAAAGATAAACAGACAAGAACAGAAAAATGGAAGCCCCTATTGAACGATAAGGAAACAACAATAGCGACAAAAAAAACACCATGGAAATGGATTGCTGCTATTGCGGCAGGTTTTGTTATAACATTTTTTATTTGGCAACTTAATTCCACATTTCAAGAACCAGACTTAAATAAATTAATTGCTAGTTCTTGGAATAAAAAAATTGGTTTGAATTTTAATACCATTCGTAGTACTAAAAAAGACTCTTTAAAAAGCCTCGTTAGCAGTGCTTATAGCTCTTATAGCGACATGAATTACCAATCTACCATTAACTTACTTAGTGATTATAAAGCGGATACTATTTATTATGAAGATGTTTTACTGCTTAGAGCCTTATCTTTCTATAAAAAAGAGGATTCGGATACTGCTTTAAAAACATTAGACACGCTTTCTAAATACCCTACAGGTAAAAAATCTAAAGTAGCAAATTGGTATAAAGGCCTTATTTATCTTGAACAAGGCGATATAGAAACTGCCGAAAAATTTGTAGAATTACCTAGAAACAAAACTGAAGAATTGAAACTAAGAGAGTGA
- a CDS encoding polysaccharide lyase family 7 protein: protein MKLLNIVCAVLFLTVGFSCNSSDSGEEEQVDILDVSTVSEFSASEETKSITVTANLYWYTANNNDWITLSPTNGTNNGTINISVTANPNTTVRTGSVSVIGGDISKNITITQAAKAESTGVLDANVAPSKNFDLSTWNLSIPEDEGDGTSVTVTVAQINADYQNSKYFYTNTDGGMVFKCSVAGFKTSLNTSYTRVELREMLRGTNTSIKTQGVNKNNWVFGSAPTADINAAASFDGEMSATLAVNYVTTTGDDSQIGRVIVGQIHANDDEPIRLYYRKLKDNALGGIYFAHEPMDGFGSEQWYDLIGSRSSSASNPEDGIALGEKFSYKIKVVGNALTVTISREGKADIIKTIDMVSSGYDKGGQYMYFKAGVYNQNNTGDADDYVQATFYSLEKSHTNN, encoded by the coding sequence ATGAAATTATTAAATATTGTTTGTGCGGTTTTGTTTTTAACTGTTGGGTTTAGCTGTAATTCTAGTGATTCTGGAGAGGAAGAGCAGGTTGATATCTTAGATGTATCTACAGTTTCTGAGTTTTCAGCAAGTGAAGAAACAAAATCAATAACAGTAACGGCTAATTTGTATTGGTACACAGCTAATAATAATGATTGGATTACTTTGTCTCCTACAAATGGAACTAATAATGGTACTATAAATATCTCTGTAACAGCAAACCCAAATACTACTGTGCGAACGGGTTCTGTAAGTGTTATTGGTGGTGATATTTCTAAAAATATAACAATTACTCAGGCAGCAAAAGCTGAAAGTACAGGAGTTTTAGACGCTAATGTGGCACCTTCCAAAAATTTCGATTTATCGACTTGGAATTTAAGTATACCAGAAGATGAGGGTGATGGTACATCTGTTACCGTAACGGTTGCTCAAATAAATGCAGATTATCAAAACAGTAAATATTTTTATACTAATACCGATGGTGGTATGGTTTTTAAATGCTCTGTGGCTGGTTTTAAAACCTCTCTAAATACAAGTTATACTCGAGTAGAATTACGCGAAATGCTACGTGGTACTAATACAAGTATTAAAACGCAAGGTGTGAATAAAAACAATTGGGTTTTTGGATCGGCACCTACCGCAGATATAAATGCAGCGGCTAGTTTCGATGGTGAAATGAGTGCTACTCTGGCTGTAAATTATGTAACTACAACTGGAGATGATAGCCAAATTGGTCGTGTTATTGTTGGACAAATACATGCCAATGATGATGAGCCTATTCGTCTTTATTACAGAAAACTGAAAGATAATGCTTTAGGTGGTATCTATTTTGCACACGAACCTATGGATGGTTTTGGTAGCGAGCAATGGTACGATTTAATTGGTTCTAGAAGTAGTTCTGCTTCTAACCCAGAAGATGGTATTGCTTTAGGTGAAAAGTTTTCGTATAAAATTAAAGTGGTTGGTAATGCTTTAACCGTTACTATTTCTAGAGAAGGTAAAGCCGATATTATAAAAACTATTGATATGGTGAGCAGTGGTTACGATAAAGGCGGGCAATATATGTATTTTAAAGCTGGTGTTTACAACCAGAATAATACTGGAGATGCTGATGATTATGTACAAGCTACTTTTTATTCACTTGAAAAAAGCCATACAAATAATTAA
- a CDS encoding trans-sulfuration enzyme family protein, which yields MSENKKHFETEAIRTQSENTQFSEHSVPLYLTSGFVFEDSEEMRASFAEEKQRDLYSRYSNPNVNEFVDKVCKMEGAEAGFAFASGMAAVFSTFATLLDAGDHVVSCSSVFGATHGLFTKYFPKWNIECSYFNINEVETIESLIQPNTKFIYAETPTNPGVDVLDLEFLSAICKKHNLLLVIDNCFATPYLQQPIKFGADLVIHSATKLMDGQGRVLGGVTVGKKELIREIYLFSRLTGPSMSPFNAWVLSKSLETLAIRVERHCENALKLATFLEAHPKVKWVKYPFLKSHPKYDIAKKQMKMGGSIVAFEVEGGIEGGKSFFDSIKMCSLSANLGDTRTIVTHPASTTHAKVEASVKAAAGITDGMVRCSLGLEHIDDIIADIEQALA from the coding sequence ATGAGCGAGAATAAAAAACATTTTGAAACAGAAGCGATACGCACACAGAGTGAAAACACACAATTTTCGGAGCATTCGGTACCTTTGTACTTAACGTCTGGATTTGTGTTTGAGGATTCTGAGGAGATGCGCGCGTCTTTTGCGGAGGAGAAACAACGCGATTTATATAGTAGATATAGCAATCCTAATGTAAACGAATTTGTAGATAAGGTTTGTAAAATGGAAGGTGCAGAGGCTGGTTTTGCTTTTGCAAGTGGTATGGCTGCTGTGTTTTCTACATTTGCAACGTTGTTGGATGCTGGAGACCATGTGGTGTCTTGCAGTTCTGTTTTTGGTGCTACGCATGGTTTGTTTACTAAGTATTTTCCGAAATGGAATATTGAATGTTCATATTTCAATATCAATGAAGTTGAAACCATAGAAAGTTTAATACAGCCAAACACGAAATTTATTTATGCTGAAACGCCTACAAACCCAGGTGTTGATGTGTTGGATTTAGAGTTTTTAAGTGCTATTTGTAAAAAGCATAATTTACTGCTTGTTATTGATAACTGTTTTGCAACGCCGTATTTACAGCAACCTATAAAATTTGGAGCAGATTTAGTAATTCATTCTGCAACTAAATTAATGGATGGCCAAGGGCGTGTGTTAGGTGGTGTAACTGTTGGTAAAAAGGAATTAATTAGAGAAATTTACTTATTTTCGAGATTAACAGGACCGTCTATGAGTCCGTTTAATGCTTGGGTATTATCTAAATCTTTAGAAACTCTAGCGATTAGAGTTGAAAGACATTGTGAAAATGCATTAAAATTGGCTACATTCTTAGAAGCACACCCTAAAGTAAAATGGGTGAAATATCCGTTTTTAAAGTCGCATCCTAAATATGACATTGCTAAAAAGCAAATGAAAATGGGAGGAAGTATTGTGGCTTTTGAAGTTGAAGGTGGCATAGAAGGCGGGAAGTCGTTTTTTGATAGTATAAAAATGTGTTCGTTATCTGCTAATTTAGGAGATACTAGAACTATTGTTACACACCCGGCAAGTACTACGCATGCTAAAGTTGAAGCGTCTGTAAAAGCAGCTGCAGGTATTACTGATGGTATGGTGCGTTGTTCTTTAGGTTTAGAACATATTGATGATATTATTGCCGATATAGAGCAGGCTCTTGCTTAG
- a CDS encoding HlyD family secretion protein gives MSDKLEDIDLRSEEVQEILSKVPHWMIRWGNVLFLVLIILLLFLSWLVKYPDIIASEALITTKIPPQKEYAKITGKLEAILIKDNQEVSSGQRLAILENTANYKDVFKLKSIIDTITLNRQYFKFPIDSLPLLFLGNIESQYALFENSYIQYQLNKELKPYSNEAVANRYSISELNRRLRSLQSQKEINKTELDFKKKDLQRFVSLFDKGIISAQDFENKQLEAAQAERNYKNFESSISQIREGISNANQTSKGTEINRVKEEMVLLKNVIQSFNQLKKAVRDWEYQYVLQSNIEGKVSFLNFWNSNQTVNQGDLVFTIIPSGNSSFIAKLKAPGQNSGKIKIGQKVNLKIENYPDTEFGVLNGVVKNVSIVPDVNGLYVIDVELPKVLVTSYGKTIDFKQEMRGSAEIITEDLRLIERFFYQFKEALRR, from the coding sequence ATGTCAGACAAACTAGAAGACATAGATTTAAGGAGCGAAGAGGTTCAAGAAATACTTAGCAAAGTACCACATTGGATGATACGTTGGGGAAATGTATTATTTCTTGTATTAATAATATTGCTGTTGTTTTTGTCTTGGTTAGTAAAATATCCAGATATCATTGCATCAGAAGCTTTAATTACAACTAAAATACCACCGCAAAAAGAATATGCTAAAATTACAGGTAAGTTAGAAGCGATTTTAATAAAAGACAATCAAGAGGTTAGTAGTGGGCAGCGTTTGGCTATTTTAGAAAATACGGCTAATTATAAAGATGTATTTAAGCTTAAATCGATTATAGATACTATAACTTTAAATAGACAATATTTTAAGTTTCCAATAGATAGTTTACCTCTTTTGTTTTTAGGGAATATTGAATCTCAATATGCTTTATTTGAAAACAGCTATATACAGTATCAATTAAACAAAGAATTAAAACCTTATTCCAATGAGGCCGTAGCAAATAGATATTCCATTTCAGAATTAAATAGAAGATTACGAAGTCTTCAATCTCAAAAAGAAATTAATAAAACGGAATTAGACTTTAAAAAGAAGGATTTACAGCGGTTTGTATCATTGTTTGATAAAGGTATTATTTCGGCTCAAGATTTCGAAAATAAACAACTAGAAGCAGCTCAGGCAGAACGTAATTATAAGAATTTTGAATCTTCAATATCTCAAATTAGAGAAGGGATAAGTAACGCAAACCAAACTTCTAAAGGCACTGAAATTAATAGGGTGAAAGAAGAAATGGTATTGCTTAAAAATGTTATTCAATCTTTTAATCAATTAAAAAAAGCAGTTAGAGATTGGGAGTATCAGTACGTTTTACAATCTAATATTGAGGGTAAGGTTTCGTTTTTAAATTTTTGGAATTCTAATCAAACCGTTAATCAGGGCGATTTGGTTTTTACAATAATTCCTAGCGGAAATTCCTCGTTTATAGCTAAGTTAAAAGCACCTGGTCAAAATTCAGGAAAAATTAAAATTGGTCAAAAAGTGAATTTAAAAATAGAAAATTATCCTGATACAGAGTTTGGTGTGCTTAACGGAGTTGTTAAAAATGTTTCAATAGTACCTGATGTAAACGGCTTATATGTCATAGATGTAGAATTGCCTAAAGTACTAGTGACTTCTTACGGAAAAACCATTGATTTTAAACAAGAAATGCGTGGTTCTGCTGAAATTATTACTGAAGATTTACGTTTAATAGAACGTTTTTTCTATCAGTTTAAAGAGGCTTTAAGACGATAA